In Aspergillus luchuensis IFO 4308 DNA, chromosome 1, nearly complete sequence, the following are encoded in one genomic region:
- the cds1 gene encoding phosphatidate cytidylyltransferase (BUSCO:EOG09261W90;~COG:I;~EggNog:ENOG410PHHQ;~InterPro:IPR000374,IPR016720;~PFAM:PF01148;~TransMembrane:8 (i70-87o93-117i129-149o169-186i198-216o222-248i260-278o333-355i);~go_component: GO:0016020 - membrane [Evidence IEA];~go_function: GO:0004605 - phosphatidate cytidylyltransferase activity [Evidence IEA];~go_function: GO:0016772 - transferase activity, transferring phosphorus-containing groups [Evidence IEA]): MSKSRRNVRFPRRMSNSSEGRRLSISDASDVLSDPGSPAKDGSVTAPATIPEEKSEKPQLSDYEKKKQTFITRTIWTFVMIFGFFVAMFSGHIYIIGIVTAVQIISFKEVIAIANVPSKEKNLRFTKSLNWYFLATTMYFLYGESVIYYFKHVLLVDRVLLPLATHHRFISFTLYVMGFVFFVASLQKGQYRFQFTQFAWTHMALYLIVVQAHFVMNNILEGMIWFFLPASLVITNDIFAYVCGITFGRTQLIQLSPKKTVEGFLGAWICTIIFGYFMTNILMRYKYFICPVNDLGANVLTGLQCSPNPAFVPQPYHVPEWTGMHKTFQIEPIQFHILIFATFASLIAPFGGFFASGLKRTFKIKDFGESIPGHGGITDRMDCQFIMGFFSYMYYHSFIAVFKASVGDVIEAAINGLTVEEQLEVVRGLSKYLYNQGTVSETILDCINTELRR, translated from the exons ATGTCCAAATCGCGTCGGAACGTCAGGTTCCCACGTCGGATGTCCAACTCCTCTGAAGGTCGCCGCTTGAGCATCTCGGATGCCAGCGATGTCCTCTCCGACCCCGGTAGCCCGGCCAAAGATGGCAGCGTCACCGCGCCTGCCACTATTCCCGAGGAG AAATCCGAGAAACCTCAGTTGTCCGATtacgaaaagaagaaacagaccTTTATTACACGTACGATATGGACCTTTGTGATGAttttcggcttcttcgtGGCCATGTTTTCCGGCCACATTtacatcatcggcatcgttACCGCGGTCCAGATCATCTCGTTCAAGGAGGTTATCGCCATTGCCAACGTGCCCAGTAAGGAGAAAAACCTCCGCTTCACCAAGTCGCTGAATTGGTACTTCCTGGCTACAACCATGTACTTCTTATACGGAGAGAGCgtcatctactacttcaaGCATGTGCTTCTGGTGGACCgggtgctgctgcctctgGCTACTCACCACCGCTTCATTAGCTTCACTCTTTATGTTATGG gcttcgtcttcttcgtcgcctcCCTGCAGAAAGGACAGTACCGGTTCCAGTTCACCCAGTTCGCATGGACGCATATGGCGCTCTACCTGATCGTCGTCCAGGCCCACTTTGTCATGAACAACATCCTCGAGGGCATGATCtggttcttccttcccgcCTCTCTCGTCATCACGAACGATATCTTTGCCTACGTCTGCGGTATCACCTTTGGTCGCACCCAGCTTATCCAGCTGTCCCCCAAGAAGACAGTCGAGGGCTTCCTTGGCGCGTGGATCtgcaccatcatcttcggctACTTCATGACCAACATCCTGATGCGCTACAAGTACTTCATCTGCCCCGTCAATGATCTGGGTGCCAACGTCTTGACGGGTCTTCAATGCTCGCCCAACCCGGCCTTCGTGCCTCAGCCCTACCATGTCCCGGAATGGACCGGCATGCATAAGACCTTCCAAATCGAGCCCATCCAGTTCCATATTCTGATTTTCGCCACCTTCGCTTCCCTCATTGCTCCCTTTGGCGGCTTCTTCGCTTCCGGTCTTAAGCGTACTTTCAAGATCAAGGACTTTGGCGAGTCGATCCCGGGTCATGGTGGCATCACCGACCGCATGGACTGCCAGTTCATcatgggcttcttctcgtaCATGTACTACCACAGCTTCATCGCCGTGTTCAAGGCGAGCGTCGGAGATGTCATTGAAGCTGCCATCAACGGTCTGACGGTCGAGGAGCAGCTCGAGGTCGTCCGGGGCCTGAGCAAGTACCTGTACAACCAGGGTACTGTCTCTGAAACA ATCCTTGATTGTATCAACACCGAGCTCCGCCGTTAA
- a CDS encoding armadillo repeat protein (COG:S;~EggNog:ENOG410PG4B;~InterPro:IPR038739,IPR000225,IPR011989,IPR016024;~TransMembrane:1 (n4-11c16/17o889-906i);~go_function: GO:0005515 - protein binding [Evidence IEA]): MTRASAPPLLLQLQNAETLSAQAAALRSLKNETIGHDQRKESWVRWGILPVLANILAARQSPGKGTASAELNGGSKLRYPTSEEDEACLQAVIILGSLAQGGAAFLSPIFASGVLPALLSILSAPGCPSFFVLPILRTLNNVADRLPLQSQQISSKDTRLADLLFSNDHIGCLARILGQEYESHHDQAAIELTASLVGKLCTEEIHKAILAECGVLDALAVKVASFIVAQGFVLPGAEAHVQDTGALGSLPAPAPAGAKLAPILRAVTVIIEHSKWRAEHFLSSPGILTVFPRQLPEFAPTDIKKGPWGSTYFSGSAVPRHAGASPLEHLLPSVPLSQSKSPANTPNFPPLGHQGTTHRRHSQSYSTPMSAYDPPTSEDEENPIIPWLLYIVRAEGGMVRLMAARLVTVLFRLGLTKKRRVSMLCYLLIPILIRMLDKDYEMNGDDGVQYGGLIPSTERLREEAPFVLATLVIDDFELQRHAVDGNAIKRLSQLLKETYNPVQDVTRPMWHADAEENIDSPPDTLPAECRLGSLGFSPVHCHIMRYRENILKALAALVPFKDEYRKAVCENGVVPYIIDSLKPCSDDQSADPSGPKNTASHGNPTSTLLAACGAARMLTRSVSVLRTSMIDAGVATPLFVLIKHPNIEVQIAATQVICNLALDFSPMKEAIITADVLPTLCEHAHSPNTKLRIESLWALKHVAYNSTNDVKVRIIEGLSPAYIRQIITQDPTNALAKRGMDEEMDNVSNVGMGRANSAGEQVDLLNPVDNAAGQDEDMKMADTMPPSKMSLDMFLPDATRRRKLTLHGNLDQTTQARQDDIAVQEQTFDLLRNIICGPGAAEMIDHLFKVIGQDLILDALADKLRPRSIQLPHRGESSAHRPLSVPTEILVSVTFVMIHLAAGLPWHRQLLVSHRDLLRYLMGYFNHTHREVRTNCVWVVINLTYKDDASEEEGCRERAFRLRAMGVMDRLSSLADDPDLDVRERTRTAQDLVNHLTHT, encoded by the exons ATGACTCGCGCCTCGGCCCCTCCACtcctactacaactacagaATGCAGAAACGTTGTCTGCCCAGGCAGCTGCCCTACGAAGCCTGAAGAACGAGACAATCGGTCATGACCAGCGCAAAGAGTCCTGGGTTCGGTGGGGGATTCTTCCCGTGTTAGCCAATATCCTGGCCGCCCGGCAGTCTCCCGGAAAAGGCACAGCTTCCGCGGAGCTCAATGGGGGATCCAAGCTCCGCTATCCTACatcggaggaagatgaagcttGCCTTCAAGCAGTCATTATTTTGGGGAGTTTAGCACAAG GTGGTGCggccttcctttcccccattTTCGCCAGCGGTGTTCTCCCGGCCCTTCTGTCCATCCTCTCTGCGCCGGGGTGTCCCTCATTCTTCGTTCTGCCGATTCTCCGAACCCTCAATAACGTGGCGGATCGACTGCCGCTCCAGAGTCAACAGATATCGTCCAAGGACACCCGCTTGGCCGATCTGCTCTTCTCCAACGATCACATTGGCTGCTTAGCCCGTATCCTCGGCCAGGAGTATGAAAGCCATCACGATCAAGCGGCCATTGAACTTACTGCATCTCTGGTTGGTAAATTATGCACGGAGGAAATTCATAAGGCCATCCTGGCGGAGTGCGGGGTTTTAGACGCCTTGGCCGTGAAGGTGGCTTCTTTCATCGTTGCCCAGGGCTTCGTGCTCCCCGGTGCGGAAGCACATGTGCAGGATACAGGTGCTCTCGGTTCTCTGCCAGCCCCTGCACCAGCAGGAGCCAAACTGGCACCAATTCTTCGCGCCGTTACGGTCATAATCGAGCATTCCAAGTGGCGCGCAGAGCACTTTCTCTCATCCCCCGGTATACTTACTGTGTTTCCCAGGCAGCTCCCCGAGTTTGCTCCGACAGACATCAAGAAGGGACCATGGGGCTCAACTTACTTTTCTGGTTCCGCCGTTCCCCGCCATGCAGGCGCAAGTCCCTTGGAGCATCTTTTGCCATCGGTTCCCTTGTCGCAGAGCAAGTCACCGGCGAACACTCCCAACTTTCCGCCTTTAGGCCATCAGGGTACCACGCACCGCCGACACAGTCAATCGTATTCTACGCCGATGTCCGCTTACGATCCTCCAACCTCTGAAGACGAGGAAAATCCCATCATTCCGTGGCTCCTGTATATTGTCCGTGCGGAAGGTGGTATGGTTCGATTGATGGCGGCTCGTCTTGTGACCGTACTTTTTCGCTTGGGGCTAACTAAGAAGCGTCGGGTCTCGATGTTGTGCTACCTGCTGATACCAATCTTGATTCGAATGCTTGATAAGGACTACGAAATGAACGGCGATGATGGAGTACAATACGGGGGCTTGATCCCTTCAACCGAACGTCTTCGTGAAGAAGCCCCGTTTGTGCTGGCTACCCTAGTGATCGATGATTTCGAGCTGCAAAGGCATGCAGTCGATGGCAATGCCATCAAACGGCTCTCTCAACTGCTCAAAGAAACATACAACCCGGTCCAGGATGTCACTCGTCCCATGTGGCATGCCGATGCTGAAGAAAATATCGATAGTCCTCCCGACACATTGCCCGCAGAGTGCCGCCTGGGTTCCCTGGGCTTCTCTCCTGTTCACTGCCATATCATGCGATACCGGGAGAATATTCTTAAGGCTCTAGCAGCTCTAGTCCCTTTCAAGGACGAGTATCGCAAGGCTGTCTGTGAGAACGGCGTGGTACCGTACATTATCGACTCATTGAAGCCGTGTTCGGACGACCAATCGGCGGACCCGTCAGGTCCTAAGAATACCGCTTCGCATGGCAACCCGACTTCAACCCTATTAGCTGCTTGCGGTGCCGCACGGATGCTGACGCGCTCTGTCAGTGTTCTGAGGACGAGTATGATCGATGCCGGGGTGGCGACGCCTCTCTTTGTCTTGATTAAGCACCCCAATATTGAGGTGCAAATCGCTGCCACACAAGTGATATGTAACCTAGCCTTGGATTTCAGTCCAATGAAAGAA GCGATTATTACCGCCGACGTTCTCCCCACCCTTTGTGAGCACGCACACTCTCCGAACACCAAGCTTCGCATTGAGTCGCTATGGGCGTTGAAGCATGTAGCATATAATTCCACCAACGACGTTAAGGTGAGAATTATTGAAGGCTTGAGCCCCGCCTATATCCGGCAGATTATCACCCAAGATCCCACCAACGCATTGGCCAAAcgagggatggatgaggagatggacaACGTTTCCAACGTGGGGATGGGCCGAGCCAACTCAGCAGGGGAGCAGGTAGACCTGCTCAACCCGGTTGATAACGCCGCTGGGCAAGATGAGGACATGAAGATGGCAGACACAATGCCCCCGTCCAAGATGAGCCTGGATATGTTCCTTCCGGATGCCACGAGACGGCGCAAGTTGACATTGCACGGTAATCTCGACCAGACAACCCAGGCCCGGCAGGATGATATTGCAGTACAAGAACAGACCTTCGACCTGTTGCGCAATATCATCTGCGGGCCAGGCGCAGCCGAAATGATTGATCATTTGTTCAAAGTGATAGGACAGGACTTGATTTTGGATGCGTTGGCGGATAAGCTCCGGCCCCGGTCGATCCAACTTCCCCACCGGGGGGAGTCGTCAGCGCACCGGCCTCTGAGTGTTCCTACAGAAATTCTGGTGTCAGTTACCTTTGTCATGATTCATCTCGCTGCGGGCCTTCCGTGGCACCGCCAGCTTCTGGTGTCACATCGGGACTTGCTACGCTACTTAATGGGGTATTTCAATCATACCCATCGTGAAGTCCGCACCAATTGTGTGTGGGTGGTGATTAACCTTACATACAAGGATGATGCaagtgaggaggaagggtgtCGAGAACGGGCGTTCCGGCTGCGAGCGATGGGAGTCATGGATCGGCTGTCCAGTCTTGCGGATGATCCCGATCTGGACGTGCGGGAACGGACACGGACGGCCCAGGATCTGGTCAATCACTTGACGCACACATag
- a CDS encoding uncharacterized protein (COG:O;~EggNog:ENOG410PKP1;~InterPro:IPR005442,IPR036249,IPR040079,IPR036282, IPR010987,IPR004045;~PFAM:PF13409,PF13417,PF13410,PF02798;~go_component: GO:0005737 - cytoplasm [Evidence IEA];~go_function: GO:0004364 - glutathione transferase activity [Evidence IEA];~go_function: GO:0005515 - protein binding [Evidence IEA];~go_process: GO:0006749 - glutathione metabolic process [Evidence IEA]), producing MPVPDADVHPEATGAAKALVDRHQAEQPLKLYAGWFCPFVQRVWLVLEEKQIPYQYIEINPYHKEPSFLALNPRGLVPTISVPDPSTNTSKPLYESTVILEYLEEAYPNHRPLLPSDPYQRARSRIWIDYVTSRIIPTLHRFLQYQPSTRGIEGLNQARQEFLSTLKEWAKEIDSTGPYFWGSEVSLPDLVLAPWAFRLWVFDEFKGGLGIPKPGEGGEDEEVWGKWRKWLEAVEGRRSSKETTSEAVHYLPIYKRYADDKAQSWLARATREGKGVP from the exons ATGCCCGTCCCCGACGCAGACGTTCACCCCGAAGCTACCGGTGCAGCTAAAGCACTAGTCGACCGACACCAAGCCGAGCAGCCATTAAAGCTGTATGCCGGCTGGTTCTGTCC CTTCG TTCAACGTGTTTGGCTTGTCCTcgaagaaaaacaaattCCCTACCAGTACATCGAGATAAACCCCTACCACAAAGAgccctccttcctcgccctcaacCCACGAGGCCTCGTCCCCACCATCTCCGTGCCCGACCCCTCAACCAACACCTCCAAACCCCTCTACGAATCCACCGTCATCCTCGAATACCTCGAAGAAGCATACCCAAACCACcggcctctcctcccctccgacCCCTACCAGCGCGCACGTTCCCGCATTTGGATTGACTACGTCACCTCgcgcatcatccccaccctgCACCGCTTTCTCCAGTACCAGCCCTCGACGCGCGGAATCGAGGGTCTGAACCAAGCCCGTCAGGAATTCCTCTCCACCTTGAAGGAATGGGCTAAGGAGATCGACTCCACGGGCCCGTATTTCTGGGGCTCGGAGGTGTCGCTCCCGGATCTGGTGCTCGCGCCGTGGGCGTTCCGGCTTTGGGTGTTTGATGAGTTCAAGGGCGGATTAGGGATTCCGAAGcctggggagggaggggaggatgaagaggtttGGGGAaagtggaggaagtggtTGGAGGCTGTGGAGGGACGGAGGAGTTCGAAGGAGACGACGAGTGAGGCGGTCCATTATCTGCCCATCTATAAAAGGTATGCGGATGATAAGGCGCAGAGTTGGTTGGCGCGGGCGAcgagagagggaaagggggTTCCATGA
- a CDS encoding putative DNA repair protein Rad26 (COG:L;~EggNog:ENOG410PJ9I;~InterPro:IPR022093;~PFAM:PF12331): MEDNDDDFFSDDGFDDIPPGTLFQLEQNAYRATQAPKPAQQQHQQPQHSVSDVKRSSRPFSDPNRGAFSDNAFVSNASLQPPPALHTGLSNDYDVWDIGELDAEVLDNGVPIQSNAALDQAATFATAQHQPNAAAATAVAEDDYGDLLDPMEVEEDGASHFQDLHRAYAELSEKLALESARQKQMAEELAAARSMAATKAGEISIIRANQAKLIADYDRQLTALRKAMADEIAKHEEEVAAARAEGKMFATENAFLRQDLAEEAMRANQLKAKGRAEEKAPPVTPKKSKVLPFRDGFDDDEILAVSPSKSARSRRTTPLIPGKRKRKHSQDTTTPLQLSPQVEPVAADLAADLSDDAMLDAVPDKAQIGAVPNIVNPSIIKRLMNHRTHPDEKPDIEVMAGLAFPSEPQRMLSTILLEETEKLNLGNYMVEYARAIISLWSRALTEKFFQPIPMFISIMHYLISEDLQAFDPDLYAHLVPVLQVSAEVNAIPRFKASPVSRQNLGQARKTPLSELEPLVDSTNVLGLLYDMACIRMHVGQDVIELWRHVRYDFVLTMLNCSQRIDDITLMLSLLSASIRADSFGPVQDTEQFQLTIENYIVDRVANLLSEPPLLDEGQEPYSPDEVCGMRQEALAFLTSVAFNPRIPDSTHGSMVIASHPTALARLIRVMHDELEALYTQPPEKDLHAALVNGLMCLVYSVIQRHREQADLQPKLSRVPGGKQKFLVVMTRLAFSEGLVLEAGIDDDTVEMAHDILDDAVTPQEAEALEEAFPNAKRED; encoded by the exons ATGGAAGATAACGACGATGATTTCTTCTCCGATGATGGCTTCGACGACATCCCTCCCGGTACTTTGTTCCAATTGGAGCAGAACGCTTATCGCGCAACTCAGGCCCCAAAACCtgcccaacaacaacatcaacaaccacaacactCAGTCTCTGACGTAAAGAGATCGTCGCGACCCTTTTCTGATCCGAACCGTGGGGCATTTTCTGATAATGCATTCGTCTCCAACGCTTCCTTACAACCTCCTCCTGCCTTGCACACCGGGTTGAGTAACGACTACGATGTGTGGGATATAGGGGAGCTGGATGCCGAGGTTCTGGACAATGGGGTCCCAATTCAGTCAAACGCTGCACTGGATCAGGCGGCGACTTTTGCTACAGCTCAGCATCAGCcaaatgctgctgctgcgacggCCGTGGCAGAGGATGACTATGGCGATCTACTGGACCCCAtggaggtcgaagaagatggcgcCTCTCATTTTCAGGACCTACACAGAGCTTATGCCGAGCTTAGTGAAAAG CTAGCTTTAGAGAGCGCGCGACAAAAACAAATGGCCGAGGAGCTGGCTGCAGCCAGATCAATGGCGGCAACGAAAGCCGGCGAGATCTCCATCATCCGGGCCAACCAGGCCAAACTCATCGCCGATTATGACCGCCAACTGACAGCTCTGCGAAAGGCAATGGCGGACGAGATAGCGAAacatgaggaggaggttgcggCGGCTCGTGCGGAGGGCAAGATGTTCGCCACGGAAAACGCCTTTTTGAGGCAAGATTTAGCAGAGGAGGCCATGCGCGCCAATCAACTCAAGGCAAAAGGTCGAGCAGAGGAAAAGGCACCACCGGTGACTCCCAAGAAGTCGAAGGTGCTACCATTCCGCGACGGcttcgacgatgatgaaattcTCGCCGTTTCTCCTAGCAAGTCAGCACGTTCCCGGCGAACCACACCACTCATAccgggaaaaaggaaaagaaagcacaGCCAGGATACCACGACACCCTTGCAGTTAAGTCCGCAAGTGGAGCCAGTGGCAGCTGATTTGGCCGCAGATCTGTCGGACGATGCAATGCTAGATGCTGTGCCGGATAAAGCTCAGATAGGCGCGGTACCTAACATTGTGAACCCCAGCATTATAAAACGCCTCATGAACCACAGAACACACCCGGATGAGAAGCCTGATATCGAGGTCATGGCTGGATTGGCATTCCCGTCAGAGCCACAGCGCATGCTTTCCACCATTCTTTTGGAGGAGACTGAGAAGCTGAACCTTGGGAACTATATGGTAGAGTACGCGCGGGCGATCATATCGTTGTGGTCGCGTGCGTTGACAGAAAAGTTCTTTCAGCCTATCCCGATGTTCATTTCCATCATGCACTACCTCATATCGGAAGACCTACAAGCATTCGATCCCGACTTGTACGCACACCTAGTGCCGGTTCTGCAAGTATCCGCGGAAGTCAACGCAATTCCCCGGTTCAAGGCCTCGCCCGTCTCCCGACAAAACCTAGGCCAGGCGCGGAAGACTCCCTTATCCGAACTGGAACCGCTGGTTGATTCGACCAATGTTCTTGGCCTGCTGTATGACATGGCATGCATTCGGATGCACGTAGGACAGGATGTGATTGAGCTGTGGCGACATGTGCGCTACGACTTTGTGCTGACAATGCTGAACTGCTCGCAGCGCATTGACGACATAACACTGATGTTAAGCTTACTTTCAGCCAGCATCCGCGCTGATTCATTCGGTCCCGTCCAAGATACCGAGCAATTTCAGCTCACCATTGAGAACTACATCGTGGATCGCGTCGCCAACTTGCTAAGCGAACCACCGCTGCTCGACGAAGGACAGGAGCCGTACAGTCCAGATGAGGTCTGCGGCATGCGGCAAGAAGCATTAGCCTTCCTTACCAGCGTCGCTTTCAATCCCCGTATACCGGACAGCACGCACGGCAGCATGGTCATcgcatcccatcccaccgCACTGGCGCGATTAATCCGGGTGATGCATGATGAGTTGGAAGCTCTTTATACACAACCACCGGAGAAGGACCTCCACGCGGCCTTGGTCAACGGACTCATGTGTCTCGTCTATAGCGTCATACAGCGCCATCGCGAGCAGGCAGATCTGCAGCCCAAGTTGTCCCGCGTTCCTGGAGGGAAGCAAAAATTCCTGGTGGTCATGACACGATTAGCGTTCAGCGAAGGCCTAGTGCTAGAAGCAGGGATCGACGACGATACGGTTGAAATGGCCCATGACATCCTCGATGATGCCGTAACGCCGCAGGAAGCTGAGGCGCTAGAGGAGGCATTTCCGAATGCCAAGCGGGAGGATTAA
- the CTK2 gene encoding putative cyclin (COG:D;~EggNog:ENOG410PJ8K;~InterPro:IPR006671,IPR036915,IPR013763,IPR043198;~PFAM:PF00134;~go_function: GO:0016538 - cyclin-dependent protein serine/threonine kinase regulator activity [Evidence IEA];~go_process: GO:0006357 - regulation of transcription by RNA polymerase II [Evidence IEA]), with amino-acid sequence MTSRPMAVVDSISNKKHPINSIPTRVSLSSHRSYINIPSMAPDKKDEASSPDAAIPDPPPIHPSFIQVAKPYIFEQTIQRCIAAMGVNPLREESLRLQGVTWIDNVRRVLYLPIRTFNTAVVYYHKFRLVHPDNEYNYMDAAAAALFTACKIEDTLKRSREIVCAAYNLKLPPQEHMAPDNPVFEAHARGIIGLERLMLEASGFDFRTRHPQKTLIKLARQYGLTSQSEVSNLAYRISQDLYRTYAPIKQTTSTMAFTCLELAGRLLDQRIEAVEQGVDYANWKTSREEVMETLFDLLELYTHNRGHTTVGPHFPADRFLTVRIPLNTEAEAQKLPRYTNWVPEPRESKATNGDKATKDATAKLHPLTPVAANGDRPRATEKGRDGAVRFMLDPECADAEKSHVAAYFKVEMEEYEVEE; translated from the exons ATGACCAGCCGGCCAATGGCCGTCGTCGACTCcatcagcaacaagaagCATCCCATCAATTCCATCCCGACCAGAGTTTCCCTGTCCAGCCATCGCTCATATATCAATATCCCCAGCATGGCTCCCGACAAGAAGGATGAAGCATCCTCCCCGGATGCTGCCATTCCCGACCCGCCGCCCATCCACCCGTCCTTCATCCAGGTAGCCAAGCCGTACATCTTCGAGCAGACCATTCAGCGATGTATTGCCGCGATGGGAGTCAATCCGCTGCGCGAAGAATCCCTTCGCTTGCAAGGCGTGACCTGGATCGATAACGTCCGCCGTGTGCTTTACCT CCCGATCCGCACTTTCAACACGGCTGTGGTGTACTACCACAAGTTCCGACTTGTTCATCCTGACAACGAGTATAATTATATG GACGCCGCTGCAGCTGCGCTCTTCACTGCCTGCAAGATCGAGGACACGTTGAAGCGGTCCCGGGAGATTGTTTGCGCTGCGTATAATCTCAAGCTGCCGCCGCAGGAGCACATGGCTCCTGATAACCCG GTCTTCGAAGCACACGCCAGAGGCATCATCGGCCTGGAGAGACTGATGCTAGAGGCATCCGGCTTCGACTTCCGGACCCGTCATCCGCAAAAGACGCTCATCAAGCTCGCCCGACAGTATGGGCTGACTTCGCAATCGGAGGTTTCGAACCTGGCGTATCGCATCTCGCAAGACCTTTATCGCACGTACGCGCCTATCAAGCAAACgacctccaccatggccttcaCCTGTTTGGAACTGGCAGGGCGGTTACTTGACCAGCGAATCGAGGCCGTAGAGCAAGGCGTTGACTACGCGAACTGGAAGACGAGTCGCGAGGAAGTAATGG AAACCCTCTTCGACCTCCTAGAACTCTACACCCACAACCGCGGACACACCACCGTCGGTCCCCATTTCCCAGCGGATCGCTTCCTCACCGTCCGCATTCCACTAAACACCGAAGCCGAGGCCCAGAAACTGCCCCGGTACACGAACTGGGTTCCGGAACCTCGCGAAAGCAAGGCCACGAACGGCGACAAAGCGACCAAGGACGCCACCGCTAAACTGCACCCTCTCACTCCTGTTGCCGCTAATGGCGACCGTCCCAGGGCGACTGAGAAAGGCCGTGACGGCGCCGTGCGCTTCATGCTGGATCCGGAGTGCGCTGATGCCGAGAAATCCCACGTAGCCGCGTATTTCAAAGTCGAGATGGAAGAGTACGAGGTTGAGGAGTGA
- a CDS encoding putative fructosamine-3-kinase (COG:G;~EggNog:ENOG410PIGN;~InterPro:IPR016477,IPR011009;~PFAM:PF03881,PF01636) has protein sequence MAPVPATLLRALSIPDPAKASLSTAGLGSGFTNTGAIRATVPRSDGSGEEERRYFVKTSPNGEAAEEMFRGEYESLNAIATSVPGFCPRALAWGPLEESAGASFFLATEFLELGGGGRRGRGDTLAQRLGKLHSTPAPPDPATGQRRFGFPVPTFCGDTKQPNRFCDSWADFYANERLLTIIESSETRNGRDAGLRDLVERTARTVVPALLRDGHLGYDRDGNGQGIIPVVVHGDLWSGNADRGHIVGSGRKDDEEVGDVVYDPSACYAHSEYELGIMRMFGGFGSAFFTAYHKIVPKTEPVEEYEDRVRLYELYHHLNHHAIFGAGYRSGAVSIMQKLLRKYGD, from the exons ATGGCCCCCGTGCCTGCCACGCTGCTGCgtgccctctccatccctgaCCCCGCCAAAGCCAGCCTGTCCACCGCCGGTCTGGGGTCGGGCTTCACAAACACTGGTGCAATACGAGCCACAGTTCCCCGCTCCGATGGCTcaggggaggaagaacgtCGCTACTTTGTCAAGACCTCCCCGAATGGCGAGGCTGCAGAGGAGATGTTCCGTGGGGAGTACGAATCACTCAATGCGATCGCGACGTCCGTGCCCGGTTTCTGTCCCCGAGCACTCGCCTGGGGCCCGCTGGAGGAAAGCGCTGGGGCAAGCTTCTTCCTAGCAACTGAGTTTTTGGAATTAGGAGGAGGTGGCcgtcgaggtcgaggagaTACATTAGCCCAGCGATTAGGCAAATTACATTCGACGCCAGCGCCCCCCGACCCTGCAACGGGACAACGTCGATTCGGATTCCCTGTTCCGACCTTCTGCGGGGACACCAAGCAGCCCAACCGCTTCTGCGACTCGTGGGCGGACTTCTATGCCAATGAACGGCTGCTCACCATCATCGAGTCATCGGAAACCCGGAATGGTCGTGATGCTGGCTTGCGGGATCTGGTGGAGCGGACGGCGCGGACAGTGGTCCCTGCGTTGCTGCGGGACGGACACTTAGGCTACGACAGGGACGGGAATGGACAGGGCATTATACCTGTCGTTGTTCATGGGGATTTGTGGAGTGGAAATGCAGATCGCGGTCATATTGTAGGTAGCGGTCGcaaggatgacgaggaggtcggCGATGTGGTCTACGATCCGTCGGCATGCTACGCACACAGCGAGTATGAATTGGGGATAATGAGAATGTTTGGCGGGTTTGGATCGGCTTTCTTCACAGCTTATCACAAGATTGTACCGAAAACCGAGCCAGTGGAGGAATATGAGGATCGCGTGCGATTGTACGAGCT ATACCATCATCTGAACCATCATGCGATCTTTGGAGCCGGATACCGATCGGGCGCTGTATCTATTATGCAGAAGTTGCTGAGGAAATATGGAGATTAA